The proteins below are encoded in one region of Armatimonadota bacterium:
- a CDS encoding NADH-quinone oxidoreductase subunit M: protein MNEWILTLITFIPLAGAIAILFVPRTKASAIKWTALVFSLPSLALSVLLWMRYDPALPGMQFVQRLQWIESLDVHYFLGVDGISVPFIFLTALLTTLSIIYSWIINERTKEYFALFLALETGMLGVFVALDFFLFYIFWEVSLVPMYFLIGVWGGPRREYAAIKFFLYTLVGSVAMLLAIVGVYLFTSPHTFSIPEAITQMPFAGKPMLGSLAFIAFFLAFAIKVPSWPFHTWLPDAHVEAPTAGSVILAGILLKLGGYGFLRIALPMLPEPARHFSIWIAILALISIIYGALVAMAQKDMKKLIAYSSVNHMGYVMLGIAAAAAIVGSPNDKAIALNGAMLQMFSHGLITGALFLLVGVIYERTHNRDLDQFGGLGARIPVYAGLLSFMAFASLGLPGLAGFVSEFFIFRGAIPIYTVIAALGVIGIIVNAAYLLWMLQRVLLGPLNPKWADVPDADAREVISLAPLVALTILVGIMPSLLVGVFNGSVIEIVQLVSRMVGG from the coding sequence ATGAACGAGTGGATTCTGACACTGATAACCTTCATACCACTAGCTGGCGCGATCGCGATCCTCTTCGTCCCTCGGACTAAGGCATCGGCAATCAAGTGGACGGCGCTGGTCTTCAGCCTGCCGTCGCTCGCGCTGTCTGTCCTCCTGTGGATGCGGTACGATCCCGCTCTGCCCGGCATGCAGTTCGTCCAGAGACTGCAGTGGATCGAGTCGCTCGACGTTCACTACTTCCTCGGCGTCGACGGCATCAGCGTGCCGTTTATCTTTCTGACGGCCCTGCTCACGACGCTCTCGATCATCTACTCGTGGATCATCAACGAGCGGACGAAGGAGTACTTCGCGCTCTTCCTGGCGCTCGAGACCGGGATGCTCGGAGTCTTCGTCGCGCTGGACTTCTTCCTGTTCTACATCTTCTGGGAGGTCAGCCTGGTGCCGATGTACTTCCTGATCGGCGTTTGGGGCGGACCGAGGAGGGAGTACGCGGCGATCAAGTTCTTCCTGTACACCCTGGTCGGAAGCGTGGCGATGCTGCTGGCGATCGTCGGCGTATATCTCTTCACGAGCCCGCACACATTCAGCATTCCTGAGGCGATCACGCAGATGCCATTCGCGGGCAAGCCGATGCTTGGATCGCTGGCGTTTATCGCGTTTTTTCTGGCGTTCGCCATCAAGGTTCCATCGTGGCCGTTCCACACCTGGCTTCCCGACGCGCACGTCGAGGCACCGACCGCCGGCAGCGTCATCCTGGCAGGCATCCTGCTGAAGCTCGGCGGGTACGGATTCCTCCGCATCGCCCTGCCGATGCTCCCCGAGCCGGCCCGACACTTCTCGATATGGATCGCGATTCTCGCGCTCATCAGCATCATCTACGGCGCCCTTGTCGCGATGGCGCAGAAGGACATGAAGAAGCTGATCGCGTACTCTTCCGTCAACCACATGGGCTACGTGATGCTCGGCATCGCGGCGGCGGCAGCGATCGTCGGCAGCCCGAATGACAAGGCGATCGCCCTGAACGGCGCGATGCTCCAGATGTTTAGCCACGGTCTGATCACGGGTGCTTTGTTCCTTCTCGTCGGCGTGATCTACGAGCGGACGCACAACCGCGATCTCGATCAGTTCGGCGGACTCGGAGCGAGAATCCCTGTCTATGCCGGGCTGCTCTCGTTCATGGCGTTCGCGTCGCTCGGGCTGCCGGGACTGGCGGGCTTCGTGTCGGAGTTCTTCATCTTCCGGGGCGCGATTCCGATCTACACGGTGATCGCAGCGCTCGGAGTCATCGGGATAATCGTGAACGCGGCGTACCTGCTCTGGATGCTCCAGCGCGTGCTGCTCGGCCCGCTCAACCCGAAGTGGGCTGACGTGCCTGACGCCGACGCTCGGGAGGTGATCAGTCTCGCCCCTCTGGTCGCGTTGACTATCCTCGTCGGCATCATGCCATCGCTGCTCGTCGGAGTGTTCAACGGCTCGGTGATCGAGATAGTCCAACTCGTTTCGCGCATGGTCGGAGGCTGA
- the nuoL gene encoding NADH-quinone oxidoreductase subunit L, with protein MESIANLTWLIPILPLAAFGLILLTGRRGPGRGAYIAIGAIAASFVLSKLVGWWTVTHAFGGHEFEPFERSALWVTLGDLPVRMGFMVDQLTAMMLVVVSLVAMLVQIYSIGYMHGDERYPRFFAYLSLFSAAMLGLVIADNLLLFFVCWELVGLTSYLLIGFWFERPAAMRAAKKAFIVTRVGDVGLFLGIILLYSRTGSINFHEVFAQIPNILNATLSIGTLSIPILPLAGLLLFAGAVGKSAQFPLHVWLPDAMEGPTPVSALIHAATMVAAGVYLVGRTYPVFAYQEPSISLMVVAIIGAITALMAATIATVINDIKRVLAYSTISQLGYMMMALGLGPIGYTAGLFHLMTHAFFKANLFLGSGSVIHGTGTQDMREMGGLAKKMPKTYWTFLVATCALAGIPGFAGFFSKDEILLGAFHTNTWLFAAGLTAAFLTAFYMTRLMALTFWGEPRSHEVHAHESPHVMTVPLIVLAFLSIAAGWIGAPWNNLFHHFIHFGEAEAESINLPVMAMATGSAFAGILLGWLVFVKKVVPSGVFRQRLGWAHTLLANKYYFDEIYWAILVVPLFRVTRMLALFDQRIVDGLVNGIGYLTLGVSIAHAWIDKYIVDGLVNVIGGATKLSGRVLRYGQTGVAQGYVMVSIVGLFGILVVFLYLYR; from the coding sequence ATGGAAAGCATCGCTAACCTGACCTGGCTCATACCGATCCTGCCGCTCGCGGCATTCGGGCTGATCCTGCTCACCGGCAGGCGGGGCCCGGGGAGAGGCGCCTACATCGCCATCGGGGCGATCGCGGCCTCGTTCGTCCTGTCGAAGCTTGTCGGCTGGTGGACGGTCACGCACGCGTTCGGCGGCCATGAGTTCGAGCCGTTCGAACGGAGCGCGCTCTGGGTCACGCTCGGGGACCTGCCGGTGCGCATGGGCTTCATGGTCGATCAGCTCACCGCCATGATGCTAGTCGTGGTCTCCCTCGTGGCGATGCTGGTGCAGATATACTCGATCGGCTACATGCACGGCGACGAGCGATATCCCCGCTTCTTCGCGTACCTGTCGCTCTTCAGCGCGGCGATGCTCGGCCTGGTGATCGCAGACAACCTGCTGCTGTTCTTCGTCTGCTGGGAACTCGTCGGCCTGACATCGTATCTGCTAATCGGATTCTGGTTCGAGCGACCGGCCGCCATGCGCGCGGCGAAGAAGGCGTTCATCGTCACCCGAGTGGGCGATGTCGGTCTCTTCCTGGGGATCATTCTGCTCTACAGTCGGACCGGGAGCATCAATTTTCACGAGGTGTTCGCGCAGATACCGAACATTCTGAACGCGACGCTGTCTATCGGCACGCTCTCGATCCCGATCCTGCCACTTGCCGGACTGCTGCTCTTTGCCGGCGCGGTGGGCAAGTCCGCCCAGTTCCCACTCCACGTCTGGCTTCCCGACGCGATGGAGGGCCCGACACCGGTCAGCGCGCTGATCCACGCGGCGACGATGGTTGCGGCGGGCGTCTACCTCGTAGGGCGGACGTATCCGGTGTTCGCATACCAGGAGCCTTCGATCTCGCTGATGGTCGTTGCGATCATAGGAGCGATCACGGCGCTGATGGCGGCGACGATTGCGACGGTCATCAACGACATCAAGCGCGTGCTCGCCTATTCGACGATCAGCCAGCTCGGATACATGATGATGGCTCTCGGCCTCGGACCGATCGGCTACACGGCGGGCCTCTTCCACCTGATGACCCACGCGTTCTTCAAGGCGAACCTCTTCCTCGGATCGGGCAGCGTGATACACGGCACCGGCACGCAGGACATGCGCGAGATGGGCGGTTTGGCGAAGAAGATGCCGAAAACGTACTGGACCTTCCTAGTCGCCACCTGCGCGCTCGCGGGCATTCCCGGATTCGCGGGATTCTTCAGCAAGGACGAGATCCTGCTCGGGGCATTTCATACAAACACATGGCTTTTCGCCGCCGGACTTACCGCCGCGTTTTTGACCGCATTCTACATGACGCGGTTGATGGCCCTGACCTTCTGGGGCGAGCCGCGTAGTCACGAGGTCCATGCCCACGAGAGCCCGCACGTGATGACTGTGCCGCTGATCGTGCTGGCGTTCCTTTCGATAGCCGCCGGATGGATCGGGGCGCCGTGGAATAACCTCTTCCATCACTTCATCCATTTCGGTGAGGCCGAGGCAGAGAGCATCAACTTGCCGGTCATGGCGATGGCGACCGGATCGGCGTTCGCTGGCATCTTGCTGGGATGGCTGGTGTTCGTGAAGAAGGTGGTCCCATCCGGCGTATTCCGGCAGAGGCTCGGCTGGGCGCACACCCTGCTGGCGAACAAGTACTACTTTGATGAGATCTACTGGGCGATCCTGGTAGTACCGCTTTTCCGGGTGACGAGAATGCTCGCTCTGTTCGACCAGAGGATCGTCGATGGTCTGGTCAACGGCATCGGATACCTGACGCTCGGCGTCTCGATCGCCCATGCCTGGATTGACAAGTACATCGTAGACGGCCTGGTGAACGTGATCGGCGGAGCGACCAAACTGAGCGGCCGAGTACTACGGTACGGTCAGACCGGCGTGGCGCAGGGATACGTGATGGTGTCCATAGTAGGGCTCTTCGGCATATTGGTGGTGTTCCTGTATCTCTACAGATAG
- the nuoK gene encoding NADH-quinone oxidoreductase subunit NuoK, with protein sequence MPLEWYLGLSAVLFCIGLYGVLSRRNAISILMGVELMLNASNINLVAFGRFLQPQVLTGHVFTIFVITVAAAEAAVGLAIVISIYRNSSHINVDEVNTMKW encoded by the coding sequence ATCCCGCTTGAGTGGTATCTCGGCCTGAGCGCGGTCCTGTTCTGTATCGGGCTCTACGGCGTCCTGAGCAGAAGGAACGCGATCAGCATCCTGATGGGCGTCGAACTGATGCTCAACGCGTCTAACATCAACCTGGTGGCGTTCGGGCGGTTCCTCCAGCCGCAGGTACTGACCGGACACGTGTTCACGATCTTCGTCATCACGGTCGCCGCCGCAGAAGCCGCCGTCGGCCTCGCGATCGTCATCTCGATCTACCGAAACTCGTCCCATATCAACGTGGACGAGGTCAACACGATGAAGTGGTAG
- a CDS encoding NADH-quinone oxidoreductase subunit J, which yields MPPIIEQVGFGVMALIVIGSALAVVTLRNIFHSLLFLALAFLGIAGIYLFLAADFIAVAQVLIYVGAIVILMMFALMLTHRVMTTDLRQTLGNWIWAAAVSAWVLIVLVRLVVLHPWGVGNMPGKAPTTATIGVELLTRYLLPFELASIVLLVAIVGAIVLAKEDKPDDPA from the coding sequence ATGCCCCCGATCATCGAACAAGTCGGTTTCGGCGTAATGGCGCTGATCGTCATCGGCTCGGCGCTCGCGGTCGTGACCCTGCGCAACATCTTTCACTCGCTGCTGTTCCTGGCGCTCGCATTCCTCGGTATCGCGGGGATATACCTATTCCTGGCCGCCGACTTCATCGCGGTCGCGCAGGTGCTGATCTATGTCGGAGCTATCGTCATCCTGATGATGTTTGCGCTGATGCTGACTCACCGGGTGATGACGACCGATCTGAGGCAGACGCTTGGGAACTGGATATGGGCGGCGGCGGTCTCGGCCTGGGTGCTTATCGTGCTCGTCAGGCTGGTCGTGCTTCACCCGTGGGGCGTGGGGAATATGCCAGGCAAGGCGCCGACTACCGCGACCATCGGCGTCGAGCTTCTGACGAGATACCTGCTGCCGTTCGAGCTCGCATCCATCGTGCTGCTGGTGGCAATCGTCGGGGCGATAGTCCTGGCGAAGGAGGACAAGCCCGATGATCCCGCTTGA
- a CDS encoding NADH-quinone oxidoreductase subunit I, whose product MSKRKKLVEYVGEAWYTIYSIVAGHIVTFINLFRRKVTLQYPEVKWDLPQGYRGLITLPVDPKTGEDKCIGCQACVKVCPTQVIDVPTHQGEDKKRVVDGWTAKIGQCMFCQLCVEACPTQAIVMSDGYELATFSREETVYDRKRLNELGGSFPETPDEEPVAAAKEGE is encoded by the coding sequence ATGAGCAAGAGAAAGAAGCTGGTTGAATACGTTGGTGAGGCCTGGTACACGATCTACAGCATCGTGGCCGGCCATATCGTCACGTTCATCAACCTCTTCCGGCGGAAGGTTACGCTTCAGTATCCCGAGGTCAAGTGGGATCTTCCCCAGGGCTACCGCGGCCTGATCACCCTGCCGGTTGACCCGAAGACGGGGGAGGACAAGTGCATCGGCTGCCAAGCGTGTGTGAAGGTCTGCCCGACCCAGGTGATTGACGTCCCGACGCATCAGGGCGAAGACAAGAAGCGCGTCGTTGACGGATGGACCGCGAAGATCGGCCAGTGCATGTTCTGCCAACTGTGTGTCGAGGCCTGCCCGACTCAGGCCATCGTCATGAGCGACGGCTACGAACTGGCCACATTCTCGCGCGAGGAGACAGTCTACGACCGTAAGAGGCTGAACGAACTCGGCGGTTCGTTCCCCGAAACGCCCGATGAAGAACCGGTCGCAGCGGCGAAGGAGGGCGAATAG
- the nuoH gene encoding NADH-quinone oxidoreductase subunit NuoH, which translates to MTLTSIIESVFARLHIPQSLVPLAVMFVASLVILAFILFTVLYLIYGLRKIMGWIQSRIGPNRVGPYGLAQTIADALKLLTKQDIIPANVDKWVFVIAPIVVFVPAYMVYIVIPFGKGGGWIAQDLNIGILYIAAVTTIPILGIIMAGWASNNKWSLLGAYRAAAQAVSYEVPLVLAMVPPVMLAGTLSMQGIIGAQSGTFFGIFPKWFLVTQIVGFAVYMTASLAEANLVPFDIMEAESELVAGFNAEYSGMKFAFFFLAEFASTFTIAAIGTTLFLGGWLPIHPALGFIPPIVWFFAKAVILVFVLMWIRSTLPRVRVDQMMSFGWKVLIPIALLNIVWTGAVVLLS; encoded by the coding sequence ATGACCCTGACAAGCATCATCGAGAGCGTCTTTGCACGGCTTCACATACCGCAGAGCCTCGTGCCATTGGCTGTGATGTTCGTCGCGTCTCTCGTCATTCTCGCCTTCATCCTATTCACCGTTCTGTACCTCATCTACGGCCTTCGGAAGATCATGGGATGGATACAGTCTCGTATCGGCCCGAACCGCGTCGGGCCCTATGGCCTCGCGCAGACGATCGCCGACGCCCTCAAACTGCTCACCAAGCAGGATATCATACCGGCGAACGTGGACAAGTGGGTCTTCGTAATCGCGCCGATAGTGGTCTTCGTCCCGGCCTATATGGTATACATCGTGATCCCGTTCGGCAAGGGCGGCGGATGGATCGCACAGGACTTGAACATCGGCATCCTCTACATTGCGGCGGTGACGACGATCCCTATCCTCGGGATTATCATGGCCGGATGGGCGTCGAACAACAAGTGGTCGCTACTTGGAGCCTATCGTGCGGCGGCACAGGCTGTGAGTTACGAGGTTCCTCTAGTGTTGGCGATGGTGCCGCCGGTGATGCTCGCGGGAACGCTGAGCATGCAGGGGATCATCGGCGCGCAGTCGGGCACGTTCTTCGGCATCTTCCCGAAGTGGTTCCTGGTGACACAGATCGTGGGATTCGCGGTGTACATGACAGCATCACTAGCCGAAGCGAACCTCGTGCCATTCGATATCATGGAAGCGGAATCGGAGTTAGTCGCAGGGTTCAACGCCGAATACAGCGGCATGAAGTTCGCGTTCTTCTTCCTGGCCGAGTTCGCCAGTACCTTCACGATAGCGGCCATCGGGACGACGCTGTTCCTCGGCGGATGGCTGCCGATTCATCCGGCGCTGGGATTCATCCCGCCGATAGTGTGGTTCTTCGCGAAGGCCGTGATTCTCGTCTTTGTTCTGATGTGGATTCGATCAACCCTGCCCAGAGTCCGGGTTGATCAGATGATGAGCTTCGGATGGAAAGTACTCATCCCGATCGCGCTGCTGAACATAGTCTGGACCGGCGCGGTTGTCCTGCTTTCGTAG
- a CDS encoding tyrosine--tRNA ligase — protein MASQLSIEQQIEIIKRGTLEIVPEDELKAKLQKSQKTGKPLRLKLGLDPTAPDIHIGHTVVLRKLRQFQDLGHEVTVLIGDFTALIGDPSGRSATRPVLTAEEIAVNAKTYADQYCMILAPEKTSVRFNSEWLGPLSFADIIGISSKVTVARMLERDDFETRLADGRPVGVHELLYPVAQAYDSVALESDVELGGLDQKFNILQGRDLQREFGQEPQVAIFMPILPGLDGVQKMSKSLGNYVGVTEEPNEMFGKLMSIPDSVMIEYFTLVTDVPMEEIKAIEEGLRAGTLHPMDVKKRLGREIVTIYHDSDAASQAQAEFERVFSEREVPTDIPEIEVPQDAIKDGKVWIVKLLIVAGFAPTNSEARRLVQQGAVTLDGEKIGDPAAEIEVRDGRILKVGKLKFGKLGVGG, from the coding sequence GTGGCTTCTCAACTCTCAATCGAACAGCAGATCGAGATCATCAAGCGCGGGACTCTGGAAATAGTGCCCGAGGATGAACTCAAGGCCAAGCTGCAGAAGTCTCAGAAGACCGGCAAGCCTCTAAGGCTCAAGCTCGGGCTCGATCCGACCGCACCGGACATACACATCGGGCATACGGTCGTGCTCCGCAAGCTGCGGCAGTTCCAGGACCTCGGTCATGAAGTAACAGTCCTGATAGGCGACTTCACCGCACTGATCGGAGACCCCTCAGGCCGCTCGGCGACTCGTCCGGTCCTGACGGCGGAGGAGATCGCCGTCAACGCGAAGACCTACGCCGACCAGTATTGCATGATCCTCGCCCCGGAGAAGACCAGCGTCCGGTTCAACAGCGAGTGGCTCGGCCCGCTCTCATTCGCCGACATCATCGGGATAAGCTCAAAGGTTACGGTGGCCCGGATGCTCGAGCGCGACGACTTCGAGACGCGGCTCGCGGACGGACGGCCGGTCGGCGTGCACGAGCTGCTCTATCCAGTCGCGCAGGCATACGACTCGGTAGCACTCGAGTCAGACGTAGAACTCGGCGGCCTCGATCAGAAGTTCAACATCCTGCAGGGGCGCGATCTTCAGCGCGAGTTCGGCCAGGAGCCGCAGGTTGCGATATTCATGCCGATCCTTCCCGGCCTCGACGGCGTGCAGAAGATGAGCAAGTCGCTCGGGAACTACGTGGGCGTGACCGAAGAGCCGAACGAGATGTTCGGGAAGCTCATGTCCATCCCGGACTCGGTGATGATCGAGTACTTCACGCTGGTGACGGACGTGCCGATGGAGGAGATCAAGGCGATCGAAGAGGGACTCAGGGCGGGGACGCTCCATCCGATGGACGTGAAGAAGCGGCTTGGCAGGGAGATCGTGACGATCTACCACGACTCGGATGCGGCATCCCAGGCGCAGGCGGAGTTCGAGCGCGTCTTCAGCGAGCGGGAGGTCCCGACGGACATCCCGGAGATCGAAGTGCCGCAGGACGCTATCAAGGACGGCAAGGTTTGGATCGTCAAGCTGCTGATCGTCGCAGGGTTCGCGCCGACGAACAGCGAGGCGAGGCGACTCGTCCAGCAGGGCGCGGTGACTCTCGACGGCGAGAAGATCGGCGATCCGGCCGCGGAGATCGAGGTCCGGGACGGCCGTATTCTGAAGGTCGGCAAGCTGAAGTTTGGAAAGTTGGGAGTTGGGGGTTGA
- a CDS encoding endonuclease III: protein MLEVEYGRPDAKPRYGPLDEFVLTILSQNTSAANYTRAFNALRKRFPDWDAVRTADVSAIEEAIRPGGLAKIKAPRIRQALNDILERTGGLSLDFLAEMPDQEARDFLMQFDGVGIKTASCVLMFSLGRPVLPVDTHVHRLAKRLGLIGAGVSAEAAHHVLQAVVSGELVYSFHVNLVTHGRRVCKAQNPDCNPCVLLELCGFGQSRLAGGG, encoded by the coding sequence TTGCTCGAAGTAGAGTACGGGCGGCCTGATGCCAAACCGAGGTATGGGCCGCTCGATGAGTTTGTGCTGACCATTCTGTCGCAGAACACGTCGGCCGCGAACTACACGCGGGCTTTCAATGCCTTGCGCAAGCGTTTCCCCGACTGGGATGCTGTCAGGACTGCCGACGTCTCCGCGATCGAGGAAGCTATCCGCCCCGGCGGCCTGGCGAAGATCAAGGCGCCGCGAATACGTCAGGCGCTGAACGATATACTGGAGCGCACCGGCGGCCTGAGTCTGGACTTCCTTGCAGAAATGCCCGATCAGGAGGCGCGGGATTTCCTGATGCAGTTCGACGGCGTGGGCATCAAGACCGCCTCATGCGTGCTGATGTTCTCGCTTGGGCGCCCCGTACTTCCCGTGGACACGCATGTCCACCGGCTGGCGAAGCGGCTCGGCCTGATCGGTGCGGGTGTCTCCGCCGAGGCAGCGCATCACGTCCTGCAGGCGGTGGTCTCGGGCGAACTGGTCTACTCGTTTCACGTGAACCTCGTGACCCACGGTCGGCGAGTCTGCAAGGCTCAGAACCCGGACTGTAATCCGTGCGTGCTGCTGGAGCTTTGCGGTTTCGGCCAGTCGCGACTCGCTGGAGGAGGATAG
- a CDS encoding PaaI family thioesterase — translation MELADDRMCFVCGQRNPVGLKLTFEFDGDRYVTSFTPKPEHQGYSGVTHGGIISTVLDEVMARLLCAKGYQAPTAELTVRLKRPARTGQELTFVGWIVGQRGRVIDCAAEARDASGELVAEATARMMKVRHER, via the coding sequence ATGGAGCTTGCCGACGATCGGATGTGCTTTGTCTGCGGGCAGAGGAACCCCGTCGGCCTGAAGCTGACCTTTGAGTTCGACGGCGATCGATACGTCACCAGTTTCACTCCGAAGCCGGAGCATCAAGGTTATAGTGGCGTTACTCATGGTGGAATCATCAGCACCGTGCTCGACGAGGTCATGGCGCGCCTGCTCTGTGCAAAGGGGTATCAGGCCCCCACGGCGGAGTTGACGGTGCGTTTGAAGCGGCCGGCTCGGACCGGGCAGGAGTTGACGTTCGTTGGATGGATCGTTGGCCAGAGGGGCCGCGTGATTGACTGCGCCGCTGAGGCGCGTGACGCTTCCGGCGAACTCGTCGCCGAGGCTACTGCGCGAATGATGAAGGTGCGACATGAGCGATAG
- a CDS encoding DUF2007 domain-containing protein: MSDRDLESREGFEAVYDAKNEVSANIVKSALEDQGVPAVVRPLHTSWFDGMMVPAEGLWGQVLVPATDTERAEAILAEYGEVE, encoded by the coding sequence ATGAGCGATAGAGACCTGGAATCTCGGGAAGGTTTCGAGGCCGTATACGATGCGAAGAACGAGGTCTCCGCGAACATAGTGAAATCCGCCTTGGAGGATCAGGGCGTTCCAGCGGTCGTACGCCCGCTACATACGTCGTGGTTCGATGGCATGATGGTTCCGGCGGAGGGTCTGTGGGGCCAGGTTCTCGTTCCGGCAACCGATACCGAGCGGGCCGAGGCGATCCTCGCGGAGTATGGAGAAGTGGAGTAA
- a CDS encoding sulfide/dihydroorotate dehydrogenase-like FAD/NAD-binding protein encodes MFRIVNKQKLGEVTTLLEIEAPLIAAKAQAGQFLILRTHDKSERIPLTLSDWNASRGTVTVIFQHMGRSTNELAILDVGDYIRDVVGPLGTPSHIENFGTVVCVGGGIGVAELRPIARALKQAGNTVISIIGARCRELVILEDDMRASSDELHVTTDDGSYGRKGYVSEILTEIIAGGREINLVYAIGPVPMMKVVAAMTKPAGLKTVVSLDSIMVDGTGMCGACRVTVGGRTRFTCVDGPDFDAHEVDWDELVARKRMYLDEEKRAVESHEHHAGGCCH; translated from the coding sequence GTGTTCAGGATCGTCAACAAGCAGAAGCTCGGAGAAGTCACAACTCTCCTGGAGATCGAAGCCCCCTTGATCGCGGCTAAGGCGCAGGCGGGGCAGTTTCTCATCCTGCGGACACATGACAAGAGCGAGCGAATCCCGCTCACGCTCTCGGACTGGAATGCCTCGCGAGGGACGGTCACTGTCATATTCCAGCATATGGGCAGGTCAACGAACGAGCTGGCGATCCTCGATGTTGGGGATTACATCCGTGACGTTGTCGGCCCGCTCGGCACGCCGTCGCATATCGAGAACTTCGGGACCGTCGTCTGCGTCGGCGGCGGTATCGGAGTCGCGGAGTTGAGGCCGATCGCCCGTGCGCTCAAGCAGGCAGGAAACACCGTCATCTCGATCATCGGTGCCCGGTGCAGGGAACTAGTCATCCTGGAGGACGACATGCGGGCATCGAGCGACGAACTTCACGTCACGACGGATGACGGCTCGTACGGCCGAAAGGGATACGTGAGCGAAATCCTCACGGAGATCATCGCGGGCGGTCGAGAGATCAACCTCGTGTATGCTATCGGTCCGGTCCCGATGATGAAGGTTGTCGCGGCGATGACGAAGCCCGCCGGTCTTAAGACCGTTGTCAGTCTGGACAGCATCATGGTGGACGGCACGGGGATGTGCGGCGCGTGCAGGGTTACCGTAGGCGGTCGGACGAGGTTCACCTGCGTGGACGGGCCGGACTTCGACGCGCATGAGGTGGACTGGGACGAACTCGTCGCCCGAAAGAGGATGTATCTCGACGAGGAAAAGAGAGCCGTCGAGAGTCACGAGCATCACGCGGGAGGTTGTTGTCACTGA